One window of the Chryseobacterium sp. CY350 genome contains the following:
- a CDS encoding nuclear transport factor 2 family protein, which produces MKKKTIFFTFLLFVLSFTSFSAQSKFENEKIEIGNMLDAFNVAAAKADYKNYFDFFAEESTFIGTDATEVWNKKEFMIWAKPHFDKKKTWNFSSLKRNIYFSEDGKLAWFDELLDTQMKICRGSGVVEKINGAWKVKQYVLSVTVPNDVVDKVVLEKSPIEDALIEKLKSKK; this is translated from the coding sequence ATGAAAAAGAAAACAATATTCTTTACCTTCCTGTTATTTGTATTGAGTTTTACATCATTTTCGGCTCAGTCGAAATTTGAAAATGAAAAAATTGAAATTGGAAATATGCTCGATGCTTTCAATGTCGCTGCAGCAAAAGCAGATTACAAAAATTATTTCGATTTTTTCGCCGAAGAATCCACTTTTATCGGAACAGATGCGACCGAAGTCTGGAATAAAAAAGAATTTATGATCTGGGCAAAACCACATTTCGATAAAAAGAAAACTTGGAATTTCAGTTCATTAAAAAGAAATATCTATTTCAGCGAAGATGGTAAACTGGCTTGGTTTGATGAGTTGCTTGATACTCAAATGAAAATCTGCCGCGGTTCAGGAGTTGTAGAAAAAATCAACGGAGCTTGGAAGGTGAAGCAGTATGTGCTTTCTGTGACCGTTCCCAATGATGTTGTGGATAAAGTGGTGTTGGAAAAATCGCCAATTGAAGATGCTCTCATTGAAAAATTAAAATCAAAAAAATAA